Proteins encoded together in one Caldicellulosiruptor saccharolyticus DSM 8903 window:
- a CDS encoding NAD(P)-binding protein codes for MRLVRVNIDNKEIFAEEGKTILEVAHENNIEIPHLCYDKRLKPYGACGLCVVEIEGSPKLARACSTYVTDKMVIKTDSPRVRNARKMALELLLSEHRGDCRPPCVLACPAHTDCQGYVGLIANGQFREAVALIKEQLPFPASIGRVCPHPCEEACRRNMVDQPIAIAELKRFVGDIDLLDDGYIPPIKPKTGKKVAIVGGGPAGLTCAFFLAKEGHDIVVYEAMPKAGGMLRYGIPEYRLPKGILDKEIELIEKMGVQIKTNMRLGVDISLEYLRKNYDAVFLAVGAWKSSTLGCPGDSAEGVIGGIEFLRKVSMNQPVNLGQRVLVVGGGNTAMDAARTAIRLGAKEVTVLYRRTREEMPAEDIEVNEAEEEGVKFQFLVAPIEVITDGGRVRALKCQRMRLGDMDESGRRRPVPIEGAEVIFEADTIISAIGQKVRVEDVEGLELTRHGTIKVDEGTYQTSLEGVFAGGDAVTGPKIAIEAIAQGKNAARVIDSYLRGKLEPIKEPYYVKQEDLTPEDFKDRERKPRVPLKVANAEERKNNFREITSTMTEKEAIAEASRCLECGCMDYFECQLYKYVNQYDVDPQRLSGYKHKRYEPQKHPFIERNPDKCILCGLCIRVCEEVVGVCALGFVNRGFETIVKPEFGLPLEETSCISCGQCADICPTGACIGKQPVAKQVPVNTVATKTVCTFCGMGCEMLVETKGNLIFDVSPVQSNEGMLCAFGRFGIKYVNDKDRILAPLIKVNGELSKTTFDQALIETAKKLQAIRASYGKDSIAIIASQRLTNEEALLLTKLAQKLDTTVIGSFDLRESVLDRIFGLNASTNSFDEIYSTDLIVAVGKVAENHAVMGAKLKKAVELGAKLVTINNGETRADERAIATYKIDNTAFFKATIKALFEMKAVDEDYVSKIAVNLDELKDDVKNVEVTDEASEFAKIIAGAKTAMVIVDEESVSDTTIGQLANILTLTQKIGRPRCGIIKVTGLGNTQGAWDMGIRMSKEGIVKLINEGKVKAAFIVSEDPQAADKNLGEVLDKLECLIVADVFLTETGKRADVVLPLVSHVESTGTVTRADGKIQNLNLVLKPKNGLSNLDLLLKLAELFGLQYNLEKLNREMVELLQNENKYNQQILYTEGFATPDKTVHLFVSKDAPAFVEKAVFDTVKNRFEKYLQDKHLKY; via the coding sequence ATGCGACTTGTAAGGGTGAACATTGACAACAAAGAGATATTTGCCGAGGAAGGGAAAACAATCTTAGAAGTAGCACATGAGAATAATATAGAAATTCCCCATCTTTGCTATGATAAAAGGTTAAAACCTTACGGTGCATGTGGGCTCTGCGTTGTAGAAATAGAAGGCTCACCTAAATTGGCAAGAGCATGTTCAACATATGTTACTGATAAAATGGTTATAAAAACAGATTCACCACGTGTCAGAAATGCACGCAAGATGGCTTTAGAGCTTTTGTTATCCGAGCACAGAGGAGATTGTAGACCTCCCTGTGTCCTGGCTTGCCCTGCTCATACCGATTGCCAAGGGTATGTGGGACTTATTGCAAATGGTCAGTTTAGAGAAGCGGTTGCGCTCATAAAAGAACAGTTGCCGTTTCCTGCAAGTATAGGTAGAGTGTGCCCACACCCTTGTGAGGAAGCATGCAGAAGAAATATGGTGGACCAACCTATTGCTATTGCCGAGCTCAAAAGATTTGTAGGGGACATTGACCTTTTGGACGATGGCTATATACCGCCGATAAAACCAAAGACAGGTAAAAAGGTTGCTATTGTTGGTGGTGGGCCGGCTGGGCTTACATGTGCGTTTTTCTTGGCAAAAGAAGGTCATGACATAGTTGTTTATGAGGCTATGCCAAAAGCTGGTGGTATGTTAAGATACGGTATACCTGAGTACAGACTTCCAAAAGGGATATTGGATAAAGAAATTGAGCTAATTGAAAAAATGGGCGTTCAAATTAAGACTAATATGCGGCTTGGTGTTGATATTTCTTTAGAGTATCTTCGCAAAAACTATGATGCAGTTTTCTTAGCAGTTGGTGCTTGGAAAAGCTCAACACTGGGATGTCCAGGAGACAGTGCAGAAGGTGTTATAGGTGGGATTGAGTTTTTGCGAAAGGTTTCTATGAACCAGCCAGTAAATCTTGGACAGCGTGTTCTTGTAGTTGGCGGTGGTAACACTGCTATGGATGCTGCAAGAACAGCAATAAGACTTGGTGCAAAAGAGGTTACAGTGCTTTATCGTAGAACGCGTGAAGAGATGCCTGCCGAGGATATAGAAGTAAATGAAGCGGAAGAGGAAGGAGTAAAGTTCCAGTTCCTTGTTGCACCTATTGAGGTAATAACTGATGGAGGCAGGGTCAGGGCGCTTAAGTGTCAGAGGATGCGACTTGGTGATATGGATGAATCAGGAAGAAGAAGACCTGTGCCAATAGAGGGTGCTGAGGTTATTTTTGAAGCTGATACAATTATATCTGCAATTGGTCAGAAAGTAAGAGTGGAAGATGTAGAAGGGTTGGAGCTTACAAGACATGGTACAATAAAGGTTGATGAAGGCACATATCAAACAAGTCTTGAGGGTGTATTTGCAGGTGGTGATGCTGTAACAGGTCCAAAGATTGCAATAGAAGCTATAGCACAAGGGAAAAACGCAGCAAGGGTTATTGATAGCTATCTTAGGGGCAAGTTAGAGCCAATTAAAGAACCATATTATGTAAAGCAAGAAGACCTTACGCCAGAGGACTTTAAAGATAGAGAGAGAAAACCAAGGGTACCATTAAAGGTAGCAAATGCCGAAGAAAGAAAGAATAACTTCAGAGAGATAACATCAACAATGACAGAAAAAGAGGCAATTGCAGAAGCATCAAGGTGTCTTGAGTGTGGATGCATGGATTACTTTGAGTGCCAGCTTTATAAATATGTTAACCAGTACGATGTAGATCCTCAGCGGCTTTCAGGTTACAAGCACAAAAGATATGAGCCTCAGAAGCATCCGTTTATTGAAAGAAATCCCGACAAATGTATTTTGTGCGGTCTTTGCATAAGAGTTTGTGAAGAGGTAGTTGGAGTTTGCGCGCTTGGATTTGTGAACCGCGGCTTTGAAACAATAGTCAAACCAGAGTTTGGTTTGCCGTTAGAAGAGACAAGCTGTATATCCTGTGGACAGTGTGCTGACATATGCCCAACAGGCGCATGCATTGGCAAACAACCTGTTGCAAAGCAAGTACCAGTTAATACTGTCGCTACAAAAACTGTATGTACTTTCTGTGGCATGGGCTGTGAAATGCTGGTAGAGACAAAGGGGAATTTGATATTTGATGTATCACCAGTTCAATCAAATGAGGGCATGCTTTGTGCTTTTGGCAGGTTTGGTATAAAGTATGTAAACGACAAAGACAGAATTTTAGCACCTTTGATTAAAGTAAATGGAGAACTATCTAAAACCACTTTTGACCAAGCACTGATTGAGACTGCTAAAAAACTTCAAGCAATTAGAGCATCATATGGTAAGGATAGTATAGCAATAATTGCATCACAGAGGTTGACAAATGAGGAAGCTTTACTTCTTACAAAACTGGCACAAAAACTTGACACTACTGTGATAGGTTCTTTCGACTTGAGGGAGTCTGTACTCGATAGAATATTTGGTTTGAACGCTTCAACTAATAGTTTTGATGAAATTTACTCTACTGACCTTATTGTAGCTGTTGGCAAGGTAGCAGAAAACCATGCAGTAATGGGTGCTAAACTGAAAAAAGCAGTTGAATTGGGTGCAAAACTGGTTACAATAAACAATGGAGAGACAAGGGCAGACGAGAGGGCGATTGCAACATACAAGATAGATAATACAGCCTTTTTCAAGGCAACAATAAAAGCTTTATTCGAAATGAAGGCTGTCGATGAAGATTATGTATCTAAAATAGCAGTTAATTTAGATGAACTAAAAGATGATGTAAAGAATGTTGAAGTTACAGATGAAGCAAGTGAGTTTGCAAAAATCATAGCTGGTGCGAAAACTGCTATGGTGATTGTAGACGAAGAGAGTGTATCAGACACAACAATTGGACAACTTGCTAATATATTAACATTGACACAAAAAATTGGAAGACCACGCTGTGGTATAATTAAAGTAACTGGCCTTGGCAATACTCAAGGTGCTTGGGATATGGGTATTAGAATGAGCAAAGAAGGAATAGTAAAGCTGATTAATGAAGGGAAGGTCAAGGCTGCGTTCATAGTAAGTGAGGATCCACAAGCTGCAGATAAGAACCTGGGAGAAGTTTTAGACAAACTTGAATGTTTGATTGTTGCTGATGTATTTTTGACAGAAACGGGCAAGAGAGCCGATGTTGTTCTTCCACTTGTCAGCCATGTTGAGAGCACAGGAACTGTGACAAGAGCTGACGGAAAGATACAAAATCTGAACTTGGTACTAAAGCCAAAGAATGGGCTTTCTAATTTGGATTTGTTGCTGAAATTGGCTGAACTATTTGGTTTGCAATATAACTTAGAGAAACTAAACCGCGAAATGGTTGAATTGCTCCAAAATGAGAACAAGTATAATCAGCAAATACTTTACACAGAAGGGTTTGCAACTCCAGATAAAACTGTACACTTATTTGTATCGAAGGATGCACCTGCTTTTGTAGAAAAAGCAGTATTTGACACAGTGAAAAATCGATTTGAAAAATACTTACAAGATAAGCATTTGAAATACTAA